Genomic segment of Malus domestica chromosome 15, GDT2T_hap1:
TAAAATGTGAACGTTGTAagtttttgaatattttaaacttgttttggtaatttctatgattttttttcaatttttagagTTGGACATTCCTAACCGTTGAATTGGACAATTTTTCGAAATCAAAGGCTCACAAAGGGCTACGTGGGCGGGGAAGTGGCACGTGCTCTAACGTGGGGAGTTGCAAACGGTTTGGGAAAGTAGCAGCtgctggggggggggggggtgctgTTTGCTGAACTTGGGCGCAAGCCCTTGCAATTGTAGAAGGGGCAGCTGCAAAATTGGCAATTGCCGCTCATTTTGTGGATTGCTggaggagtttttttttttttaggcgaAGGGTAACTTAACCCAATTACCCTTGCAATTGGTTGCTGGTGTAGATGCTTTAAGAGCTCAGCCATGTGTAATAGCCCGGCCAAACAATAGAAAAGAGCTCGTCTCACCCTAACCAATTCTAAATCTTAAATCTGTATTGTATGTACTAGATGCATTTTGACTAGgtgtatttattttctttatcaataAAATTCACTACTATtgttgaggttttttttttcattgtacCTAAGGTAAATTTAGCCCAAATGACTTTGAAATTTTGAACCAGTCCCTGCTTGCGGCCATTGTTATTTAGGTAAAACTATATTGAAGCAtgtgaaaaatcacatttacaTGAAGAATCCAACCTTGTTATTTACGTAAGGAAGTCTTACTTATAGGGAACCAGTTTCAGCATCTTAAATTCTGTGAAGTGTAACTGTGGCTCCATGTTGTGGCTGAAGGGTAATACCCATAACAGGAGCATGAGTGTAAGAAGGTGAGAGCTCAAATGAAAAATGCTGAAGAATCATAGCTAGAGCCATCTTTGCTTCTATCACAGCAAAAGTTTGCCCTATGCATATTCTAGGGCCCCAACCAAATGGGTAGAATACAACTTGATCCTTTGGTGCCTTCACAACTCCATCAGCAAATCTCTCGGGGTTGAACTCCTCAACGTCTTCCCCCCAACATTTTTTATCATAGTGAAGAAACATAGTCAGCAGCACAAATTCAACCCCAGCTGGGATGGAAATGCCTCCAACATTGGTTTTGATTTGGGTGTGCCTGTATAGAGCAGACACAGGTGGATATAACCTTAGAACTTCCTTTAGTATCATCGAaacctacacacacacacacacaaaacccgATTAACGAATTAGGGTTTAAATTGATGTTCACATTCACTAATCACGTTGTTAACCACGTGTTATATTAAAGATGAAGACTTATTTTCTACGTTATAGTAACTAGTAAGTAGTTGTGGTAACATTAAGCAGGAAACGACTTACAATCTTAAGGTGATTTAGAGCATCTAAATCAGGTGTGTTCTTTCCACACACACGCAGGACTTCTTCTCTTGCTTTTTCCTGCCAGTTTGGATGCATAGATAAGACAATCATAGCCCAAGTCAGCCAGTTGGCTGTGGTTTCTTGGCCAGCAAAGTAGAACAGCTTGCACTCCTCTATGACATCCTCAATCGTCATGCTTGTTTGCTCTTGTTCTTTGCATTGTAATAGTAAGCCCAGCAAATCATTTGCACCCTCTTCACCATTTTCCATGGCTGCTTGCTCTTTCTTGCTGATCATACCCCTTAATATTGCTTTGATTTCGTTGTCCAAGTTGTACCTCATCCTGTTCTTTTTAGTGGGTATGAATCTGTGCCGAGAGAGAACTAACTAGATTAACAAATGTTCATGAAATTTGAAGACATGCTCTAACAAAGCAAGAACGGAATGCTGCTAACCTAAATAGTCATGTGCAAATAAAAACTACGTAATAAAGTATTGTACCTTTTGCCTGGAAAATAGAAATCATAGTAGGCTTCAAGCACTAGAATAGCTTGCTTTTTTTGAAGCTCAAATATTTTCTTCCCCTCTTCGTAGTTGCTTCCAAAGGCTGTTCTAGCTATAACATCACCAGCAAGGTTTTGAAATTCAGGAGCTACATCTAGTTCACATCTTCCTTCATGTCCAACTAAACTTTCCCACCGATTGATCAGACCAAAACAACAGGTTACAAATGCAGGCACCATTCcctgtatttattttttttaatccagcAACCAGAAAGTAGAAGTTAATCGATTAAGTAGCATAGGTCTCTGACGACTATAATTTGCAGCGAAAGAGGAAGGACTCTTTGCATATAAGTAGCCAATCAGTGATTTAAGGTTTTGACCTTTAATTTCTCAAGGTGGAAAGCAGGTTTGATGAGCCTTCTGCGTTTGGCCCATTGCTCTCCTTCCAAGGTTGAGATGCCCATTTGTAGAAGATTGACAAGTGGGTTCAGTGGTGGCTTTGTAATCTGCCCATTCTTTTCGGCTAATATCAACTTGATCAGCTCTGGGTCAGCTACAATCAGCCTTGGCCTTGTTTCAATCCACCCCAAACTCACTTTtcctaaaacaaaattgaaatgtCATTGAACATTGTATAACAATGACATTGCATAAGTAGAATTTAGAGAAAATTACTTGCAATTTACATGTAATGACTAGTCATTTCTTTTGCAACGAATAACAGTTTGGCACGTGTAAGGACTTTTGTTTTCGTGATTTTTGATGGGTTACATTAAGTCAGAATTTGATTTGCATATAAATAGAAATAACTTTTCACATGTAAGAATTGTAGCAAAGTTCAAATCTAAAAATGAGTTACTATTGACACTctaaaaagtcatcaaatacgttcctctcttacaaaaaaataaaataaatggggagtGCAAAATGACTCGTTCCATAGTTTAAATTAGAATGGCGCATGAAAATCTCAAATTTGTATGGGCAAAACATGCACATattattgtttataccataatTCTGCACCATTTGATGAAAAAAAGGGAAGATACGTCGAGCAATCTGGTGGTTAAGAGACATGGGTTTGGCGCATGCTTCCTTGCTGGACATGCTGATCTCTTTCATGTCATCCTGGAAAAGCCTGTAAGTTTTGCCTCTGATCCCTTGCTTTCTCAACTGCTTCTCCAAGCTCTTGGGTCTAAACCAGTAGACATGAACAACTCTCAGAACAGAAACGAGAATTACAGAACCCAAAGAAAATACCAACgttttgataaaaataagaTAATCTtccatcttttgtttttgttttgctaATTGCTGCTGTGAAAGTAAAGCTAATTGAAGGAACTGAGACAAAGTAGTGAAGAATTTATAGGTCCATCCATGCATATGCAAGTTTGTGTGGTGCTCGAGAACTCACAGGCCCACCTTTTTCTGTACAAAAAGTCAGAAATATCCATGTAGGTATTCCTTTTCAACATTGATGCCCCCACCATTTTATGGAATCATGGACAATATTTGTATTAgtgtcaattttttatttttttcttgacGACCAAGTTTCAACGAATAACAAAAGTTCTTTCATTTTCAATAGGTGACCCACGTCAGAAAATTAAAGCCGACTTCGAAGACAAGTATTTAAGGCACAAGCTTGGGGAATTATATTTCTTTTCGGTCAAGTATGCTTGGCGCCCAAGTTATGTAAACCCTATTTACATGAGTTCTTTGTAATAGTTTAGGTCATTGAGGAATTGATGAATTGatgaattaatgaaaatgggTTAGATTTCtctttttgtccttttttttttcccggtATTCTTGCAGAACCAACGGATTTATGGATGCTCACATTTTGGCATTCTCCTTGTGAGAATCAATAAGATCGAGGAAGGTTGTGCTCGCTCTGATCTAAATATAGTTTCGCCCACTACGCACTACATCACTcccattttttaattaatttggatGCATACCCATTAATGCAGTTAAAGCTTCGACTTTCTGCCTAGTGGCATTCAAAATTTGGGGCGTCCCGACATAATCTTTGTTGTTTCAAGCTTTGACCTGCCCCTTTAAACTTCTTGATAGAAGCAGTATTATTGAGGAAATGAAATTTAAAcacacaaattttcaaatgtAAAGATAAAATGTTCTTAATTACTACGCTGCAAGTACTCTCTTAAACCTATATTTTAACTTGAAAATAAAGATGAAGATAGAAGAATGATGAACGACCATGcaatgtgctttttttttatagagttGATTTTTAAACACAGGTTTTAGTCTCTCGTATACTCTTCTTTATTCTTAGTTattgaattaaataaattaaataaaaataacgaACATGATGAAAGATGAGTATGTAACATAAGAGATGTAGGATGTattatatttttggatttttatcacaaatgatccttgaaattgaccatCACCATCAGGATGATccctgaaattaaaaatcaataaatgtaGTCCTTAAAAATTGGtatcgcaaatcaatgtggtcattccgtcacaattttgttaaaaattccATTAAGTGCTAATATAGCATATAAATAGGCCCCACAAGATTTACAAGTTTTTATCACCCATAAGATTTAcgagtttttatcacaaatggtccttaaAATTGACCTGCACCATCatgatggtccctgaaattaaccTACACCATCGatatggtccctgaaattgaaaatcaatcaatgtagtccttgaaaataggtgtcgcaaatcaatatgatcattccaccacaattctgtaaaaaaatatttgttatgTGTTGATGTGGGTTTAATAATATTGGGGGACTTTTAGGTCGAGGTGGACTTGGGCTTTGAGAACGTCCTTTTGTCTCCCTTGGTGCAGATTTGCAACAAGTCCTGAGATATCTCGACAGAGATAGCTTGTCTTAGGAAATGTCCTGGTAGCATCAACGGCTCGAAGATAGCATGAAAGATCAAGATAATGACTTACTCAAGTGAAGCGTGGTGTGGAAGCAAGAAGATTATCAGTTTACATGAGAGAGAATGGATTTGCATGGTTGCATGGCATTTTTTGCTAGATAATCTGGCCTTTCCTAGGGTGATAGTAAGGTTTTTAATGATTGGGATGTTTGATGCAAAACTATGGAAATTACTAAGGTTGCATGGATGTTGATGCATGGGGCTTAAAGTATGCTTACAGGCTAAATGGAACTTTCTGGGTTTCTTCTTGGGTGGTTCTCTCTCACTACGTTTTCTCTATCTCCTTATCTCTGTTAATCTgaatccctttctaatggctcatctCTCTCCTTATGTAAGAGAAGGCTTCTTATCTAGGTTTCAAGGGAATATCCCTTTGTGACTTGGTCTTCCCTTCCTTTCTCCCTAACTATCATATTATTCCACTTTTGGTGTAAACTAAATGCACTGTTGAGACCTGCAAATTGCTTCTTCCTGAGATGTGGTTTTCCCAAGGCGCTAAATCTGGTAGCGCACTTCATGGCTTTTGCGCGTTGACTTTCTGTGCAAGCTGGGAAGGGAAAGTCAGCATTAAATGCCTGACTTGCTGGGTTTAACAGGTATTTAATGCAAGAATTTAGTTTAATCCTAAGAAAGGAGGTTGGCTTGCTAGGGAAATGGATAAACTAGGCTAGTTTTCTCACAATGATGCCTGCGTGAAATACAAAGGGTATGGGCTTGGATCTTTGGGCTCCCAAGCAGCCCAAAGTCTTCCATGACCCCGATTCCATGTAGGCCCGATAACCTTCTGTAACCGTCCACTTGGCAAGCCCCGAATATGTGACTTGAGCTTAGCATGATTTGTGGCTAAGGAAGCATGTCATGATGAATGGGCATGAGCATGGCGTGGCATGGCATGTTTGCCAATAT
This window contains:
- the LOC103455781 gene encoding cytochrome P450 CYP72A616-like isoform X2; translation: MEDYLIFIKTLVFSLGSVILVSVLRVVHVYWFRPKSLEKQLRKQGIRGKTYRLFQDDMKEISMSSKEACAKPMSLNHQIARRIFPFFHQMVQNYGKVSLGWIETRPRLIVADPELIKLILAEKNGQITKPPLNPLVNLLQMGISTLEGEQWAKRRRLIKPAFHLEKLKGMVPAFVTCCFGLINRWESLVGHEGRCELDVAPEFQNLAGDVIARTAFGSNYEEGKKIFELQKKQAILVLEAYYDFYFPGKRFIPTKKNRMRYNLDNEIKAILRGMISKKEQAAMENGEEGANDLLGLLLQCKEQEQTSMTIEDVIEECKLFYFAGQETTANWLTWAMIVLSMHPNWQEKAREEVLRVCGKNTPDLDALNHLKIAHPNQNQCWRHFHPSWG
- the LOC103455781 gene encoding cytochrome P450 CYP72A616-like isoform X1; translated protein: MEDYLIFIKTLVFSLGSVILVSVLRVVHVYWFRPKSLEKQLRKQGIRGKTYRLFQDDMKEISMSSKEACAKPMSLNHQIARRIFPFFHQMVQNYGKVSLGWIETRPRLIVADPELIKLILAEKNGQITKPPLNPLVNLLQMGISTLEGEQWAKRRRLIKPAFHLEKLKGMVPAFVTCCFGLINRWESLVGHEGRCELDVAPEFQNLAGDVIARTAFGSNYEEGKKIFELQKKQAILVLEAYYDFYFPGKRFIPTKKNRMRYNLDNEIKAILRGMISKKEQAAMENGEEGANDLLGLLLQCKEQEQTSMTIEDVIEECKLFYFAGQETTANWLTWAMIVLSMHPNWQEKAREEVLRVCGKNTPDLDALNHLKIVSMILKEVLRLYPPVSALYRHTQIKTNVGGISIPAGVEFVLLTMFLHYDKKCWGEDVEEFNPERFADGVVKAPKDQVVFYPFGWGPRICIGQTFAVIEAKMALAMILQHFSFELSPSYTHAPVMGITLQPQHGATVTLHRI